GTGTGAATGGCGACGACTTCATCCGGTGTCAGGTTATTGTGTGCTGCCACCGCTTCCAAATCGGGGCCGAAGGAGCCGCCATAGCAGACTGGGATATCCACCGTTTTCGGATCGCTTGTCGTTGAGGTCAGCGCATGGTTTGGCAGGCCATGTAACAAATCCTGTACTTCCGGGTATGTTGTGCGGGTCGCATCGTAGAACACCGTGACCGTTGTGAAAGACGGAACACATTCAATCATCCCAGGGAAAGGGTTGTCCTCGAGATAGGAAACCAATGCCATGACCGTCTGGTGATTGAAGTGACTTATCTCGTTTCCGACGCGTATGACGATAGCTGAATCACCAAGCGGGTACAATTCCACTTTGTTGCACCACCTCAATCAATTTCAGTGACGAGATCGCGAATCCATGTTCGCGAGCGCAAAGGAGCCACGTTCACCAGAGCCCCTTTTTGAGCCTTGGTATTGCACAGGTAGCCTGGTTTGCCGTCGATGATGGCTGAACATTCTTTGCAGGCGTTGGCGGATCGGCAGGAATATCGGACCGCTAGACTCGGGTCATGGTGCGCCCGCGTCCAAAGGACGGCTTCCAGCAGGCTCATGCCTTCCGAGTACGGGACATCGTAATCCATCACGGTCTCTCCATCATTCGGGTTACCTCGCGTAATTTTGAGCGTTACTTTGTCCATTGTTCTTACCTCCTATCATACGTCGTATAAGATTTCCCAACCAGTCTCAGAGTTGTAATGAAACCGAGTACTTTGTGCGTGCTCGTGTGTTTCCGGATAGTCTTCGCGGACATGGCACCCTCTTGATTCACGGCGGAGCTTGGCTCCCCGGACGATGGCCTCACTGACCTTGAGCATATTGTAGAGTTCAACCTTCTCGACAAACTGCAATGGAAAGCGTGTTTCCTCCGCTAACGACAAGCTTTCACACTGTTCCTTGAGAGTCGCAATTTCTTCCATGGCCTTGTCGAGTTTGCGACCGGTGCGAATGGGACCGGCGTTTTCCCACATCGCCGTCTGCAACGACTGTTTCAACCCGACAACAGAACCATCGTCCTGCTTTACGTCGTGTGGGTGCCATAGATGGTGCAATCTTTCCCACTCTTCACGGGCAGCTTTCTTTGCTGCGTCTGAATTTCCTTTGCTCCGGTGTTTGGCAGCCGTTTCGCCGGCGATTCGGCCGCTGACCAGTGCCTCGGTGATGGCATTTCCGGACAACCGGTTGGCGCCGTGCATGCCGTAAATGCCTTCTCCACAGGCCAAGAGACCGGGTATCGTCGTGTTCATCGACGGATCGACTTTGATACCGCCAATCATGAAGTGTGCCATTGGCGCCACCTCAACCATCTGCTTCGTCAAGTCGATCCCGTTGTTCTCCAGGATGCCGATGACGGGACCGAACGCTTCTCGCAATTTCGTCTCCGGAACCATTTGGAAGTCTAGGTAGGCACCGCCGTGATCGGAACCGCGGCCTGCAGCCACTTCCTCGAATATGGCTGTCGTCGTCATGTCTCTGGTGGCAGTATATCGGCCAGCCTCTTCACCTGCGTACTTCAGCATGAATTCTTCACCGTTGCGATTCAGCAAGCGCCCGCCGAGTTTGTAGCGAAAGGGATCCCACATGATCGGATCGATCCCGACCACGGGCGGATGCAGGTGTGCAATGGGGAAGAACTGTACGAGTTCCATATCGCGAAGCTCTGCACCCGCTTCCGCAGCTAGCACGAAGCCGTCGCCCGTCATGTTGGCGGACGCACTATTGCGCGCATAGGTTTCCGTAAGACCACCGGTGGCAATGATGACATTGGAAGCCGCGATCGTGATCGGTTCGAGCGACTCGATAGAAAATCCGATCGCTCCCACTACCACGCCATCGTCCTTCACGAGCCGCGTGATCATGACATTTCGCAAACGACGAATTTGCGGATCTCGGAATGTCGCCCGCCGCAGACCTGCGGACGTGGCACCTCCCGTGTTGAGGACGTCCACATAGACACAGCGTCTTCTCGAGTGTCCGGGTGCGACAACTTGAGACCGTCGCCCGTCGGGGGTACGAGCCCAGTTGACGCCGTATTTTTCAACTTCCAGAATGACTTCCGGCCCGCGCTCAACAATGGCCCGGACGATTTGCGGATCACATAGACCGCGTCCGCCGACCAGGGTATCTTCTTCATGAATACTTGGGTTGTCGTCCTCCGCTTCACCGAGTGCCACAGCCACAGTCATCTGTGCAAGGACCGTTGCACCCCCACGTCCGACGACACTCTTGTCAACGACTAAAACGGAAGCGCCCGCGTCGCTTGCTGCACGAGCTGCCATGAGACCGGCTGCCCCTGAACCCACTACCAGTACGTCTGTGATAAAGTCAGACACTTTAATTCCACTCCAGTCGCTGTATCCCATCTAACCCATTGGCGTATACACCATGGCTTAGATTATATTACTAAATTCGATAATCTTCTGTATTTAGAGACAAGAAAGATGGGGAAAATCGAGGGGAATTGGGATGGATTCGGGTATGGCAGGAAGAGGCGAGGGGGCATTCGCCCGCCTCGCCTCCGTATGTGGTCGGTATTTATGCGAACTGTTCGGCTTCCGTTGAGCCCAGGAGGGCGACGGTGGAAGAGAATCCACCCGAAACGACTTGAGCAACTTCATCGAAATAGCCAGTGCCCACTTCACGCTGGTGCTTGGTGGCCGTATATCCGTGAACTTCGTCAGCAAATTCGGCTTGTTGTAAGTCGGAGTAGGCCGCCATTCCGCGTTGTTTATATCCGTGAGCAAGTGTGAACATGCTGTGATTGAGGGTGTGGAACCCGGCCAACGTCACGAATTGGAACTTGTAACCCATATCGCCGAGTTCGTCTTGAAAGCGGGCAATTTGCTCATCGTCGAGTTTCTTCTTCCAGTTGAAAGAGGGAGAACAGTTGTATGCAAGCAGCTTTCCAGGATACTGCGAATGAATGGCTTCCGCAAAGCGGCGGGCTTCTTCCAGATTCGGCTCGGATGTTTCGCACCAAATCAGGTCTGCGTACGGCGCGTATGCAAGACCGCGCGCAATCGCAGCATCGAGTCCGCCGCGAATGCGGAAAAACCCTTCGACAGTGCGTTCACCCGTAATGAATTCTGCGTCGCGCGGGTCCACGTCGCTTGTTAGCAAGTTTGCTCCGTTTGCGTCCGTGCGCGCGATAAGGACCGTGGGAACACCGACGACATCGGCAGCCAACCGCGCAGCGACGAGGTTGCGCACCGCATTGCTTGTCGGGATGAGGACCTTGCCACCCATATGCCCACATTTCTTCTCGGAGGATAACTGATCTTCGAAGTGTACACCTGCTGCGCCCGCCTCGATCATCTGTTTCATCAATTCAAAGACGTTCAGTGGTCCGCCAAAACCGGCTTCTGCATCAGCGACGATGGGTGCAAACCAATGCGTATCGTCAACTCCTTCGATGTGGTGAATCTGATCCGCCCGCTGCAAGGCTTGGTTGATTCGCTTCACAACATGCGGCACGCTGTTCGCAGGGTAGAGGCTTTGGTCGGGATACATGTGGCCAGACAGGTTGGCGTCAGCTGCAACTTGCCAGCCACTGAGATAAATCGCTTTAAGTCCTGCTTTTACTTGTTGTACGGCTTGGTTCCCAGTGAGCGCTCCGAGGGCTTTTATGTGATGCTCTGTGTGAAGAAGCCGCCACAAGCGTTCTGCACCCATTCGGGCGAGACTGTGTTCAATGTGTACCGATCCGCGCAGCCGCAACACATCGCTGGCACTGTACGGGCGTTCAATGCCCTTCCAGCGGAAGTCTGTTTTCCACTCGTATTCCAGTTGTTCTACTTGACCGCGATCCGCCATGATTCTCTCACTCTCCGTATATTTAGTCATTTCAGGGTGGACGTTCAGACGAGAAGTTTGTAGCCGGGGACCGTTAGGAATTCGACAAACTCATTCTCCAAAATCAGATCCCAGAGTAACCCCGCTGCCGTTTCATACGCGTGATCTGAGGCGTTCTGTTCGGTTGTCTCGAGCAACTTTGAGTGCTCTTCGTCGATGATTGTTCGAACGAGATCGAAATCAATGTTGCGGCCGTCGCTGAGTACGCCTCGTTCATGACGAATCCACTGCCACACATGCGCCCGGGAGATCTCCGCCGTTGCAGCGTCTTCCATGAGATTGAAAATAGGCACCTCCCCAGAACCGCGCAACCAGGCTTCAATGTACTGAATCCCCAGGCTGACGTTCGTCCGGAGGTCTTCCTCCGTGATGGGACCAACCGGCACTTCTTGGAGAACTTTCGACGCGACGGAAACGGAACGTCCGCGGTCAATTTGGTTTGGCTCTGACATCAACATACTGTACCCTCCTCGGCAACATTGAGCTCAGCTGTTTCACAATCAGCATATGATTGTTATCTGTTATATAACATCGATTGTTATAAAACACAACGAAAAATTTTCGCGATTTTGACTTGAATTATTGATATGACACATATAAATTGTTGTATAACAGGTAGAAAGAACAGACGGAGATTTGCATAGTATGAATTAAATTGAGGACATATGAGGAGATGGTTCGATGAGTCACCGCTATTACGGATGGGTATCGGAACATTCCGAACACGAGAACAAGCCGATGCAATTATATGGGTGGGGTATACACCATTATGGGCCCGTAAAGTCAACGAGTTCGTACCCAAAAACGGAACAATGCGTAGAATGTGGGTCTGAGTTCGCGGTTTACGGGAGTGGGGCGATGTATGAGTGCGACAGGTGTTTGAATCGGCGTGAATAAGGGATGACCGAACGCGATGGCATGTAGGAAAATTCGGGGCCCCCAGGAATGGGGGCATTGGTTTTCGTCGTAAGGGACTCTATTGCCGCACTTGTCCATTCCCTCGCACCACATATTGATAGCTTGTCAGTTCACGCAACCCCATGGGCCCACGGGCGTGCAGCTTTTGGGTAGAGATGCCGATTTCCGCCCCAAATCCGAACTCAAATCCATCGGTGAATCGGGTCGACGCGTTATGGTAGACCACTGCAGCGTCCACCCGCGATAAGAAGTCCTCCGCTACGGCGACGTTTTCGGTGACGATTGCCTCCGAATGCTGGGTCCCATAGTGCGTGATGTGTCGGATTGCCTCATCCGCCGACTTGACCACCTTGATGGCCAAAATGGGGGCGAGAAATTCAGTTGCCCAGTCTTCTTCAGATGCCGCCCGGACAAGCCTGTTTGGAGCACCGGACTGTCTGGCAAGCGCTTCGGTTTGCGGGCAGCCACGAATTTCAACGTCGTGTTGCAGCAAGTTACTTATGGCAACGGGCAGCCACTCGTCTGCCACTGCTTCATGGACGAGTAGCGTTTCTGCGGCGTTACACACCGATGGTCGCTGCGTCTTCGCGTTGAGTATGATGCTGAGCGCCTTAGCAAGGTCAGCATCGGCATCGACATAGATGTGGCAGTTGCCGACGCCCGTTTCAATGACCGGTACGCAAGCACCTTGGATGACACGCCCGATCAGGCCGGCTCCTCCCCGAGGAATGGCCAGGTCCACGAGTCCCCTGGCTTGGATCAGTATGTCCACCGCCTCTCTGTCGACACGGTTCACGAACTGGATACTGTCGACGGGAACGCGGCTTTTGCGCAGGCCCAGTTGCAAAGCATCCACGAGTGCCTGGTTGGATCGCAGCGACTCCTTGCCGCCGCGCAGCACGACAGCATTACCCGTCTTGAGCGTCAACCCGACAGCATCGACCGTCACATTCGGCCGCGACTCATAGATCATCGCGATTACTCCAAGGGGTACTCGCCGCTTTTCCACACGAAGTTCATTTTGGAGCACAGCTGTCTCCAATGTTTCACCGATAGGGTCGGGTAACTCCATGATCTGATACAGGCCCTTCATCATCGCTTCGACTCGTTGTGTGTCTAACAACAGTCGATCAATTCGACTGGCAGGATCGCCGGACTTTTCCGCATCTTCGATATCCACTCGATTTGCATCTAGAATTTGCTGTCGATTGTCCCAAAGCGCCTGGGCCATTCGCTGCAGAGCCTCGTTCTTGTCCTGGGTCGAGATTCCCGCTAAGAAGCGGGAGGCCTCTTTGGCAAGGCATACCCTATCAAGCACGTGCTTCTGTAGACCGGTGTCGCTCATGTTCATACCGCCCCTTCTGTAACCATTTTCGTTCATTCGAAAATCATCAAGTCGTTTCGGTGGATAATCTCTTGAACGTCGTGAATGGATTCGCCGGCTGTTCGCCGCGCTAACAATCGTTTTAAGTCGCGAGCGGAGAAGTTCACGATGCCCCGTCCAAGCACTCTGTCATCGGCATCTGACACTTCGACCGTCGACCCCTCCAAAAAATCTCCGGTCACTTTCGTGATCCCTGGAACGAGCAAGCTGCCATGATGTTTCAGTGCTCGTATGGCACCGTCGTCGATCCCGATCCGCCCCCTGGCTCTCGTCCCAAACGCAATCCACGACTTCCTGGCCGCAGGCCGGTCCGACGAAGCATGGAACATCGTCCCGATCCGCTCATCTTGCATCACTCGCCGCAACACGTTGTCCGTATGGCTGGACGCAATGACGACGTCAATGCCTGCCCGAACTGCTATCTTCGCGGCGGTGATCTTCGTTTTCATGCCCCCGGTGCCAACTGTGCTCCCCGATCCTCCAGCCGCGCGTTCCATCTCGCCGGTGATGTCCCAGACGTCCGAAATATGCTGAGCTTCCGGATTTTCCTTTGGGTTTGCGGTATACAGTCCATCGATATCCGTGAGCAGTATGAGTTTATCGGCTTCAGCTGTAAGGGCCACGAGACTCGCAAGCGTGTCATTGTCACCGAAACGAATTTCATCGACCGCAACGGTGTCGTTCTCGTTCACGATAGGCAGGATACCGTGGCGGAGAAGTGTCTTGATGGTATTGCGGATGTTCACAAACCGCCTGCGGTCTTCTACATCAGAGCGTGTGAGCAGGATTTGGGCAATGGAAATGCCTTCGCGCGCAAAGAGGCGTTCATACAGACTAATGAGAGCCTCTTGCCCGACGGCAGCCGCAGCTTGTTTCTCCGGCATCGTGCAGTGCGCGTGCGACCAACCCAGTTTTCCGATGCCCGCTGCAATCGCCCCAGATGAGACGAGAATGATCTGGCCTGACGTCTCGCGGTGCATTTGCGCAATCTGCGTCACCAGACGGTCCATTTTTTTGACCGAAATACGAGTGTCCTCATCGGTCAGACTACTTGATCCAACCTTGATCACGATGCGCTGTGCCGTCATATTCCTGCCTCCTTACGACTACACACACTTGAAAAACACAAAAACCCCCTCATCCGAAGGACGAAAGGGTGAATTTCGCGGTACCACCTTCATTGATACGTGCACAGGAGATGACCGAAGAGGTGATCTCACACACGTATCCGCTCAATCTGGGTAACGGCCGGTTCCGTTCCGCTTTTCACGGAATGTTCGGGAGGCGGTTCAACACGGTTTCCCGACGAAGGCTCACAGCCGACGACCTTCGATCTCTTCACGGGTAGACGCATCTACTCACTCCGTCATGACAATTCGGTATGCAATTAAGATTGAATTGTTTGAAAAAAACCGATTAACTGGAGATATACATCCTTATGAGGTATTTGTCAACCTAAACGACTCCGTGCACCCTAGTTTGACTTATTGCATTCTCGTTGAACTGGTTGGATATCTTGTGCAAAAATTGGTACATCTGTAACGCGTTTAACTAGGCATGGTTGAAACGTGCAACCTGCTACTCACAGCCGTGCGCGAAAATGATGATGACCGAGTTTATTTTGGACATTTTTAAATAATCCGTAGAGTGGTTAGGAGAGTGAATATGACGACATATGAAGTGACGGTGCAATTTCGTGTTACAGAGTTTCCTATTGGGCTGAAGTGGTATTCAAAATTGCTTAATCGAGATCCGGACTTCGTACCCCATGAGGCATTTGCAGAGTGGGAACTGATTCCAGGAACTTGGCTCCAAGTAGCTGAAGGCACGCCGACAGAGGGGAGCGGTCCCCTGCGCTTAGGTGTCAGTGACATCGAAAGTGAGCGAGATCGGGTTGTGAAAGAATTGGATCTTGAACCTTTCGAAGTGTATGGGCGTAGCGAAGTGCCCGTGAAATGGGGGACTTTCTCGGATCCTTGGGGAAACAGGATAGGTTTCTTCGAGTATCTGGATGAAATCGAGAAAGAAAAAACGATTAACAGAATACTCCACACATAAAATGGCTCGCTTTTTTGGAATTGTTGCACGGAAACCGATACGAGGTGTTTGCTTGAATTTCAAACAAGGTAGTTTGACGATTCGTCCACTTTGAGGATCAAGATGGAGCGATCCTTCATAAGTGGTTAAATGATCCCCGCGTTCTCGCCTTTTATGAAGGACGCGACAGACCGCATGACATGGACATGATTCGCGCCAGGTTTCTGACTAAGACGGATGCATCACGTGTTCTTGGATGTCTAGTTTCATGGGAAGGTACTCCAGTAGGATATGTACAGGCATATCCTGTCACGGTCGATAAACAGCTGTACGGGTACTCCGACCAACTTCGCGTTTACGGTATGGATCAATTTCTGGGTGAACCCGAGATATGGAATCAGGGGATTGGAACAGTGCTGGTTCGTGAGGTTTCAGACTGGCTACTGCGACAGCGCGGAGCTGACTATGTAGTAATGGACCCGCGTGTAGATAATCTTAGAGCCATCCATGTCTACGAAAAGTGCGGATTTAAAAAGGTAAAGTTGTTGCCACAACGGGAATTGCACGAAGGAATATATCACGACTGCTGGCTCATGGAACTGGCAAGGGACTGAGGTGTTGTGATTGATGATCAGCAAAGAGAATGCCGAACATTATATTTGGCGTGGAATATGTGATGGTTGGCACCTGGTTAAGCAGGATGACTTAAGCATAATCCATGAGAGGATGCCACGCGGTACGTCTGAGGTTAGGCATTTCCACAACAAGTCAAGACAGTTTTTCTTTGTCTTGTCGGGTATGGCGACATTAGAAGTTGATGGGGATCAACACGTCATCCGGGAGTTTCAGGGGATCGAGGTGGCACCAGGAACCCCACACCAAATGATGAACACGTCGCAAGAAGATGTAGAATTCATCGTTGTGTCGCAGCCGATGAGCCATGGAGATCGTGTTTCACTAGATGAGAAAGAATAATGGGTGTGAAAAATCCAGGCGGACGGCTGCCGGACGTGAGGGCAGTGCTTGCAGATGCGAAGGCGGTGAGCGGGTGCGAAGGGCTATACATATATTTCCTGAGTTTCAGAATGCATGCGCAATCGACAGGTTACGCGAGAAGTACGATCCCCTATTTCATCTGATTCAGCCCCATGTGACTCTCGTATTTCCGTTTGCTAGCGGAGTTCCTGCTGAGTCTCTCAGACAACACGTAAAGCTATCCGTTCGGGGTTTGTCCCCGTTTGAAATTGTTCTCAGGGGTGTCACGGGGGTCGACGGGGAGTACTTGTTCCTAAATGTGAAGGTGGGGAACGATCGCATTATTGAATTGCACGACAGGCTGTACTCCGGAATTTTGGCGCAACATCTAAATCGCACTGTCACGTATTCTCCTCATTTAACGGTTGGGCGAATCAACGACAAGGGGATTTTCGAGTTGGCCCTGGCAGAAACCGAACACTTTGGTGAGACGTTTCAAGCGACGGTCCACGAAATTGTTGTTGAGAAGATTGATGAGGGCGGAAAGTCGACTGTGGAGATGACGGTCCCACTAGATTGAGGTTGAACTCAATCCCTCGTCCATTTTGCTGACAACTGTTCATCAACCTTCCCTGTCTTGACGGCTCAAGATGTCGTGAATGTCGCTGACAACCTTACTCAGCGGCTTATGGATGATTCTGGATTCCCAAATCGTTACATAAGTTATATGCTAGTGAGAATGCGGAGTCGAGGTGAAATTTATGAAAACTGCGAGATTTTTATTTTGGTTAGGTGTTGCCGTAATTATCGTTCAACTAGCTGGAAATACGATGATGTTTGCTCGAATGGCATCTATACCATCGGCGGTTATGCCGAACTGGGGATCTATGCTGACATCTATTGCAAGTTGTTTCTTTGGTGGGGGCACTCTGATTGGTCTTTCCAAAATTATCGAAAAACTATATTCACAGAGATAGGTTATGTTCACCACACTCTCGAGAGATATTTTTGTTGAGGTGATTGTATGAAACCTATACTAAACCAAATTGGAACGGTTTTTATCCCCGTCAGTAATATTCAAGAAGCACGCAATTGGTACTGTGACATATTGGGGTTACCAGTTGATGGCGAGATCCTGTTTGGTCATTTATATGTCATACCGATGAACGGAACAGGAATTGTATTAGATAGCAAGATTTATTCAAAGGAGAGTGTTTTCAAGACTCCTCCATTTCATTTGAACACCAATGATATAGAACAAGCATACGCGTATTTGAAGGATAAGGATGTCGAATTGATAACGGGAATTGAGCATAATCAATGGTTTAATTTCAAAGACCCTGACGGCAATCACTTAATGGTTTGTCAGTGTTAGCCCTGTTTCACCAATTGTCATGACCGTCGGTCGTAAACGATACCGAATCTTCGTGGTTGCTGGACATCAGACGAGCAGAGTGAAGACATGGATTCTTAAATACGTGCATCGCAAGAGATAATCACGAAAGTCGGAAAAAGATCCGTGGTTTCCTATACACCTTAGCTTCAGTCGATGCCGGGGAGGTTTGTACAGTGAAGCATGGAGGGGTGCACTGCGAATCATGCGCGTGTACCATCGAACATCGGGCTGAGTTAATTACGTGTTTAAAGGGAGCTAGTCTCGTAGCTTATCACTCCAGTTGTCATGCATATCTATTGAGAGGTGGAATGGAAGGCTTCATGATTTCTGCAATGCCCATCAACGGTTCACGGTTCTCAGGTGCGAGCATCGCCTCATAGGTTATCGTGATTGGAATAGGTCGATTTTGTTAATTCTGCTTTTTCTTGTCTTCGTACGATTTGGGTCGTGGTATCGTTTTGAGTCAAGGCTGCAAAAACATTAACGATTGTAACGTGGATATCCTTTGTACAAATTGCTTAAAAGGAGGTGCCGTTTTGGATAAGAAGCTTGACAATATAGGTCGTGCTATTTTAGCTGGTGTCGTTGCTTTCATATTCACATTAATCCCGGATTTCGACGGTTTTGTCCTCTTTGAATTGACCCGAATAATTGAAAAGGCGCTCCCCGTAAGGCTAAGATGAGTTTGTCGAGAATACATCTCTAGCATGAAAGGAGCACCTTTAAGGTGAAACAACATAAGCATACACGAAAACACCGCCGCCGGAAAAGCTGTAAAATACATACTCACTTCGACCTCAATTCTGCCACTGCATTTGGCGGGGCGGCAGGACTCATCGATTTCGTCCTCCAAACCGGTATGGATAAGTATTTTTGCACAGAGGAACTTGGCAAACGGAAAGACGCTCAATTCCAAATGGATGACGTTGCTCTTACGTTCGTCCTCGGTACATTGCTGGGTCAGGAACGAATTTTCCACTTCGAGGACATTGAGCATGATCCCCTTCTTATGCTCAAGCTGGATCTGCCGAAGCTGCCAGATACAACGCTGCTGTACAAGGACTTGAAGCGGCTAGGCTCCCCTGTTGGTATGGAGGCGATCCGCTCGGCACAGCGCCTTGTACTTAAGTCGCTACTCCCCAAAGGACATGACATTGTCGTTGACATAGATTCTTCAGTGGAGACGGTGTTTGGAAACCAGGAACAATCTGCTGTAGGGTTCAATCCGCATCATCATGGAAGGGCAAGTTTTCATCCCTTGCTAGCGTTTGAATCGCAGATGGGGTGCTGCATCTATGACGAACTGCGTTCCGGCGACGCTCACACAGCAGAAGGGTTTGCAGCCTTCTATGAGGCGATGAAAAAGCAGTTGCCAACAGGTGTAAACATCCGTGCCATCCGCATGGATAAAGGGTTTACCGGTGAAAAGGTGTTTCAGACACTGGAACAAGACGGGCGAGACTACGTGATCAAACTGAAATGGACTAAGCGACTAGCAGAGCTGGCCCCCAACCTAGCGTGGCATTGTATCACCCAGAGTGATACAGAACACTGCGATGTTGCCTCCCTTATGTACCAGGCAACATCCTGGGAAAAACCTCGGCGAGTTGTCATTGTGCGTCGATTGGACATTGACCCGCAGGAGGTCCTATGTGCGGATTGGTTTTGGGAGTACGAGGCCATAGCCACAACGTTCGACTGGAACGGTGAGGACATATGGCATTTCTACAACCACCGTGGCAACGCTGAGAATCATATCAAAGAAGCCAAATATGGATTCGCCGTTGACCAATTCTCGAGTCAGAATTTCAATACCAACAAAGCGTTGGAAGCTCTGAAGCTGCTGGCATACAACCTGCTCCTGTTATATAAACAAGCAGCGTTGCAACCTGGAGTGCGTCAGTGGACAGTTGGACGGCTCCGGCGGAGACTATTCCTTCTACCCGGAATTTTGGTTCACCATGCACGTCAGTGGACAATTCGTCTGCCCGAGTTCGCACAGCGCCTGTCCACCCAAGTCCTTCAGGTGGCGACATAGTGATTTCCAAGCTGAACTGGCAAAAATGACGGTCCATTATGGGGAGGGGGAAAGTGTGTCCAAAGGTTCAATCCAGGACCACTATGCTATCGTGATCGTTAACATATTTACCTATTAATTGAATTTCCAGCCCTGTCGGGCTGTTAAATGAAAAAACCGTCGAAATCCGGGTTAATTAGTGTTTCAGTGGGGAATGTTCAAAGTTTGACCGTTCCAATGGAACTCGGCGCCATCATAGGACTTCTCTTGTACCTGAGTATTCGTGAGTAACATGTTAGACCTATTTCTTGTCCTGTGGATTAAGTAAGACAGTTTACAATGACTCATTAGCTCCGCAGTTTCT
This is a stretch of genomic DNA from Alicyclobacillus dauci. It encodes these proteins:
- the pxpB gene encoding 5-oxoprolinase subunit PxpB → MELYPLGDSAIVIRVGNEISHFNHQTVMALVSYLEDNPFPGMIECVPSFTTVTVFYDATRTTYPEVQDLLHGLPNHALTSTTSDPKTVDIPVCYGGSFGPDLEAVAAHNNLTPDEVVAIHTGGDYLVYMIGFAPGFPYIGGMSEKIAAPRLPSPRLAIPVGSVGIAGEQTGVYPIETPGGWRLIGRTPLALFRPNENPPSLLNAGDHVRFYAVTEEEYESKLEEFSRL
- a CDS encoding 2Fe-2S iron-sulfur cluster-binding protein produces the protein MDKVTLKITRGNPNDGETVMDYDVPYSEGMSLLEAVLWTRAHHDPSLAVRYSCRSANACKECSAIIDGKPGYLCNTKAQKGALVNVAPLRSRTWIRDLVTEID
- a CDS encoding FAD-binding protein — translated: MSDFITDVLVVGSGAAGLMAARAASDAGASVLVVDKSVVGRGGATVLAQMTVAVALGEAEDDNPSIHEEDTLVGGRGLCDPQIVRAIVERGPEVILEVEKYGVNWARTPDGRRSQVVAPGHSRRRCVYVDVLNTGGATSAGLRRATFRDPQIRRLRNVMITRLVKDDGVVVGAIGFSIESLEPITIAASNVIIATGGLTETYARNSASANMTGDGFVLAAEAGAELRDMELVQFFPIAHLHPPVVGIDPIMWDPFRYKLGGRLLNRNGEEFMLKYAGEEAGRYTATRDMTTTAIFEEVAAGRGSDHGGAYLDFQMVPETKLREAFGPVIGILENNGIDLTKQMVEVAPMAHFMIGGIKVDPSMNTTIPGLLACGEGIYGMHGANRLSGNAITEALVSGRIAGETAAKHRSKGNSDAAKKAAREEWERLHHLWHPHDVKQDDGSVVGLKQSLQTAMWENAGPIRTGRKLDKAMEEIATLKEQCESLSLAEETRFPLQFVEKVELYNMLKVSEAIVRGAKLRRESRGCHVREDYPETHEHAQSTRFHYNSETGWEILYDV
- the aceA gene encoding isocitrate lyase gives rise to the protein MTKYTESERIMADRGQVEQLEYEWKTDFRWKGIERPYSASDVLRLRGSVHIEHSLARMGAERLWRLLHTEHHIKALGALTGNQAVQQVKAGLKAIYLSGWQVAADANLSGHMYPDQSLYPANSVPHVVKRINQALQRADQIHHIEGVDDTHWFAPIVADAEAGFGGPLNVFELMKQMIEAGAAGVHFEDQLSSEKKCGHMGGKVLIPTSNAVRNLVAARLAADVVGVPTVLIARTDANGANLLTSDVDPRDAEFITGERTVEGFFRIRGGLDAAIARGLAYAPYADLIWCETSEPNLEEARRFAEAIHSQYPGKLLAYNCSPSFNWKKKLDDEQIARFQDELGDMGYKFQFVTLAGFHTLNHSMFTLAHGYKQRGMAAYSDLQQAEFADEVHGYTATKHQREVGTGYFDEVAQVVSGGFSSTVALLGSTEAEQFA
- a CDS encoding aldolase/citrate lyase/malate synthase family protein, yielding MLMSEPNQIDRGRSVSVASKVLQEVPVGPITEEDLRTNVSLGIQYIEAWLRGSGEVPIFNLMEDAATAEISRAHVWQWIRHERGVLSDGRNIDFDLVRTIIDEEHSKLLETTEQNASDHAYETAAGLLWDLILENEFVEFLTVPGYKLLV
- a CDS encoding glutamate-5-semialdehyde dehydrogenase codes for the protein MSDTGLQKHVLDRVCLAKEASRFLAGISTQDKNEALQRMAQALWDNRQQILDANRVDIEDAEKSGDPASRIDRLLLDTQRVEAMMKGLYQIMELPDPIGETLETAVLQNELRVEKRRVPLGVIAMIYESRPNVTVDAVGLTLKTGNAVVLRGGKESLRSNQALVDALQLGLRKSRVPVDSIQFVNRVDREAVDILIQARGLVDLAIPRGGAGLIGRVIQGACVPVIETGVGNCHIYVDADADLAKALSIILNAKTQRPSVCNAAETLLVHEAVADEWLPVAISNLLQHDVEIRGCPQTEALARQSGAPNRLVRAASEEDWATEFLAPILAIKVVKSADEAIRHITHYGTQHSEAIVTENVAVAEDFLSRVDAAVVYHNASTRFTDGFEFGFGAEIGISTQKLHARGPMGLRELTSYQYVVRGNGQVRQ
- the proB gene encoding glutamate 5-kinase; this translates as MTAQRIVIKVGSSSLTDEDTRISVKKMDRLVTQIAQMHRETSGQIILVSSGAIAAGIGKLGWSHAHCTMPEKQAAAAVGQEALISLYERLFAREGISIAQILLTRSDVEDRRRFVNIRNTIKTLLRHGILPIVNENDTVAVDEIRFGDNDTLASLVALTAEADKLILLTDIDGLYTANPKENPEAQHISDVWDITGEMERAAGGSGSTVGTGGMKTKITAAKIAVRAGIDVVIASSHTDNVLRRVMQDERIGTMFHASSDRPAARKSWIAFGTRARGRIGIDDGAIRALKHHGSLLVPGITKVTGDFLEGSTVEVSDADDRVLGRGIVNFSARDLKRLLARRTAGESIHDVQEIIHRNDLMIFE
- a CDS encoding VOC family protein; the protein is MTTYEVTVQFRVTEFPIGLKWYSKLLNRDPDFVPHEAFAEWELIPGTWLQVAEGTPTEGSGPLRLGVSDIESERDRVVKELDLEPFEVYGRSEVPVKWGTFSDPWGNRIGFFEYLDEIEKEKTINRILHT
- a CDS encoding GNAT family N-acetyltransferase; translation: MLHKWLNDPRVLAFYEGRDRPHDMDMIRARFLTKTDASRVLGCLVSWEGTPVGYVQAYPVTVDKQLYGYSDQLRVYGMDQFLGEPEIWNQGIGTVLVREVSDWLLRQRGADYVVMDPRVDNLRAIHVYEKCGFKKVKLLPQRELHEGIYHDCWLMELARD